In a genomic window of Bemisia tabaci chromosome 1, PGI_BMITA_v3:
- the LOC109035749 gene encoding hydroxyacyl-coenzyme A dehydrogenase, mitochondrial, with the protein MALPSLVFVRNFASNVIQNITVVGGGLMGSGIAQVAAQAGNSVTLVDVNDDLLKKTSQRIETSIQRVAKKVYKEKPEDGEKFITESLKKITYSTDIPASVTKADLVVEAIVEKMDIKHKLFSSIDKVAPEHTIFASNTSSLSITEIASVTNRKDRFGGLHFFNPVPVMKLLEVIRTNETSDETYQKMMAWGKAIGKVTITCKDTPGFVVNRLLVPILLEAIRMYERGDASARDIDIALKLGAGHPMGPLELADYVGLDTNKNIVDGWHAKFPDNPLFNPIDSLNKLVAEGKLGVKTGEGFYKYEKK; encoded by the exons ATGGCTCTTCCATCCCTTGTTTTTGTGCGGAACTTTGCATCTAATGTCATCCAAAATATCACCGTGGTCGGAGGGGGTTTAATGGGCTCAGGCATTGCTCAG GTGGCGGCTCAAGCAGGAAACTCTGTGACACTAGTTGACGTCAATGATGATCTCTTGAAGAAAACCAGTCAGAGGATTGAGACAAGTATTCAAAGAGTAGCCAAAAAAGTTTACAAG GAGAAACCTGAGGATGGAGAAAAGTTCATCACtgagtcactgaaaaaaattacttactcAACTGATATACCTGCATCTGTCACGAAAGCAGACTTAGTTGTAGAGGCTATTGTAGAAAAGATGGATATCAAACACAAGCTATTCTCAAGCATTGACAAA GTTGCTCCAGAACACACAATTTTTGCCTCCAATACCTCATCTCTATCAATCACAGAAATTGCATCTGTTACCAACCGCAAGGATAGGTTTGGAGGTCTTCATTTCTTCAACCCAGTTCCTGTGATGAAGCTACTAGAG GTAATCAGAACTAATGAAACATCTGATGAAACATATCAGAAAATGATGGCATGGGGTAAAGCCATCGGTAAAGTCACTATTACTTGCAAAGATACCCCAGGCTTTGTTGTCAACCGTCTTCTTGTTCCCATTCTTCTCGAAGCTATCCGAATGTATGAACGAG GTGATGCCTCTGCTAGAGATATCGACATTGCATTGAAATTAGGAGCTGGACACCCAATGGGCCCACTAGAGTTAGCTGATTATGTTGGCCTTGATACTAACAAGAATATCGTTGATG GTTGGCATGCCAAGTTTCCAGACAACCCTCTCTTTAACCCAATTGACTCTTTGAACAAGTTGGTAGCTGAAGGAAAATTGGGAGTTAAAACTGGTGAAGGTTTCTACAAGTATGAGAAGAAATAG